One genomic segment of Linepithema humile isolate Giens D197 chromosome 5, Lhum_UNIL_v1.0, whole genome shotgun sequence includes these proteins:
- the LOC105679286 gene encoding uncharacterized protein, which produces MSQSEKAGEMPGADAAQIGRVSVRVPPFWLEEPEIWFAQLESQFLLSTVTSDSTKYAYAISQIETKYIKEIKDVITNPPACGKYKAVKRALIQRLSDSQEHRIRQLLEREELGDWKPSQFLRYLRTLASNAVPDQLLRTLWLGRLPVQMQIILATRADDLLEDVAEQADRVYEVTCRTVAALDKPKEKTPKPTSSLEDQIQSLVKQVAALNTRLGRQEQRYRQQRHSRTKSTSEDDSGLCFFHRRFGSKARNCTEPCTWKEKKKEKAEN; this is translated from the coding sequence ATGAGCCAATCGGAGAAAGCCGGCGAAATGCCAGGCGCCGACGCAGCACAAATCGGCAGAGTATCGGTGCGGGTACCACCATTCTGGCTGGAGGAACCAGAAATATGGTTCGCCCAATTAGAGAGCCAATTCCTGCTGAGCACCGTCACGTCAGATTCAACCAAGTATGCGTACGCAATCTCACAAATCGAGACGAAGtacataaaagaaataaaagacgTCATAACCAATCCACCGGCATGCGGGAAATACAAAGCAGTAAAAAGGGCACTGATACAAAGGCTGAGCGACTCGCAGGAACACCGCATCCGCCAATTACTGGAGCGCGAAGAATTAGGCGACTGGAAGCCGTCGCAGTTCCTGCGCTACCTGAGGACGCTTGCGAGCAACGCAGTACCCGATCAACTCCTGCGCACACTGTGGCTGGGGCGATTACCGGTccaaatgcaaattattttagcaaCTCGAGCTGACGATCTCCTCGAGGACGTAGCGGAACAGGCGGACCGCGTATACGAGGTCACATGCCGAACCGTCGCAGCATTGGACAAGCCAAAGGAAAAGACACCAAAACCAACTAGCTCGCTGGAAGACCAGATCCAGTCATTGGTGAAGCAGGTCGCAGCACTCAACACGCGATTGGGCCGGCAGGAGCAGCGCTACAGACAGCAGCGCCACAGCCGAACGAAATCAACTTCGGAAGATGACAGCGGGCTTTGCTTTTTCCACCGGCGATTCGGCAGCAAGGCCAGAAATTGTACAGAGCCATGTACTTggaaggaaaagaagaaggagaagGCGGAAAACTAG
- the LOC136999979 gene encoding SCAN domain-containing protein 3-like: MDSSSMDSSMHDINNKKKGAVKKRTIRNFNLSWLDEDCFKGWLAPHPEKNKALCVVCNKTIRCCKTNLTQHSQTETHLTNIKPQNQSLNHNYNERVLHKNKVKRAEIKLAAFFAEHNIAFCTADHLIPLLKDICIEPEVTQNLSLKYTKCTKIVDDVIAKREVEKLVEILQIRKFSILIDESTDITDTKFICLLVKFISPTDKKIKTQLLELLALDATNCTASNIFKTFKIFLNKKNIPIKNIVGMASDNASVMTGCNNSFFSHLKTEVPGVVLLNCICHSSAIVASKACEKLPKRCENLIRNVSTYISGSAKRCGILGEFQKFFNVEKKKLLKLSNTRWLVLHNCVIRLLENWEVLKNYFLVAIVEDKSQSAEAILAQLNDESIKAYLLFLKYSLHFFNNFNILF, translated from the coding sequence atggaTAGTAGTAGTATGGATAGTAGTATGCatgatatcaataataaaaaaaaaggagctgTTAAAAAACgaacaattagaaattttaatttatcgtggTTAGATGAAGATTGTTTTAAAGGATGGTTGGCTCCTCATCCCGAGAAAAATAAAGCTCTTTGTGTCGTGTGTAACAAGACTATCAGATGTTGTAAAACGAATTTAACGCAACATTCACAAACGGAAACACATTTAACTAACATAAAGCCTCAAAATCAAAGCCTCAATCATAATTATAACGAGCGTgtattacacaaaaataaagtaaaacgcGCGGAAATAAAGTTAGCTGCTTTTTTTGCTGAGcataatattgctttttgcACCGCGGATCATTTAATTCCATtgttaaaagatatttgtatAGAGCCTGAAGTTACACAAAATCTTTCACTGAAATATACTAAATGTACTAAAATTGTAGATGATGTTATTGCAAAACGCGAAGTAGAAAAGTTAgtagaaattttgcaaatacggaaattttcgattttaataGACGAAAGCACAGATATAACTGATACAAAGTTTATATGCTtacttgttaaatttatttcaccaacagacaaaaaaattaaaacacaattattagaattattagcATTAGATGCTACAAATTGTACCGCtagtaacatttttaaaacttttaaaatatttttaaataaaaaaaatattcctattaaaaatattgttgggATGGCAAGCGATAATGCATCGGTAATGACGGGatgtaataattcttttttttctcatttaaaaactgAAGTACCCGGTGTAGTgctattaaattgtatttgccATTCATCCGCTATTGTAGCAAGTAAAGCGTGTGAAAAATTGCCTAAAagatgtgaaaatttaattagaaatgttaGTACTTATATTTCAGGCAGTGCAAAAAGATGTGGAATTTTAGGcgaatttcagaaattttttaatgttgagaaaaagaaacttcttaaattatcaaatacaaGATGGCTTGTATtacataattgtgtaattaGACTCCTTGAGAACTGggaagttttgaaaaattattttcttgttgcTATTGTAGAAGATAAATCCCAGTCTGCAGAAGCCATCTTAGCTCAATTAAATGATGAAtctataaaagcttatttactatttttaaaatattcgttacattttttcaataattttaatattcttttttaa
- the LOC137000164 gene encoding uncharacterized protein, giving the protein MVYKCCVPRCTSRTSKFPIHRFPKNVEKAEIWLRAIGRTDMIGVDKQTLDKLRICSEHFSEDMVLTYTSRRVLKDCARPVLNLPVDILQENVNMDIEEILENVQSNPDLESMSTMSQEVSVSKSMNEESVHEEDQGSRNKVVDRVQLIKSTPDATLCHLRKKVRVLQKRMHKQKKSSQKKTSRNQKIT; this is encoded by the exons atggtgTACAAGTGTTGTGTGCCAAGGTGCACATCAAGGACATCAAAGTTTCCTATTCACAGATTTCCAAAAAATGTAGAGAAAGCAGAAATTTGGTTACGAGCAATAGGACGAACTGATATGATTg GCGTAGACAAGCAGACATTAGATAAATTAAGGATTTGCAGCGAACATTTTTCTGAAGATATGGTATTAACATATACATCACGACGAGTTTTAAAAGACTGTGCACGACCAGTATTAAATTTACCGGtagatattttacaagaaaatgtcaatatggacattgaagaaattttagaaaatgtacAAAGCAACCCTGATTTGGAATCAATGTCAACGATGTCTCAAGAAGTATCAGTCTCAAAAAGCATGAATGAAGAATCTGTACATGAAGAAGATCAAGGTAGCAGGAATAAAGTAGTCGATAGAGTGCAATTGATAAAATCAACGCCAGATGCTACACTTTGTCATCTTCGCAAGAAAGTAAGAGTACTGCAAAAAAGGATGCACAAGCAGAAGAAATCGTCTCAAAAAAAAACGTCAAGAAATCAGAAGATTACGTAG